The DNA segment CCTCCACCGGCCGACACCCGCCGCGCCGAGACCCCTCTACGGCCGGCCGGCGACATGCCCGGCAGCGCGGCATGAGCCGGCTGCGGCCCGCCGATGGCCGACCGCCGCCATCACGCGGCCGGCCGTCACGTCCTGACGACGGCCGTCGCGTCCTGACGACGGCCGCCCCGCCCTCGGACGCGGACGTACCGCTACCCCAGGCGCCGAGCTGGGCCGAACAGTCGCCGGCGGGGCGGGCCGGGGCCCCGCCCGGAGTGCCGCCCGGCACGAGGCATACGCAGGCGCCCAGGGCGCCGCACTCAACAGCCTGATCGCCGTGTCCGGGCGTTCCAAGAGTGCTTGACCACGACCGTCTCCCGACAGGCCCTGGTCTCCACCGGCCGGCCGGGCTCTCGCCCGGACCGGCCGTGGTCGGCTCAGGCAGCCGGCCACCGACGATTCATCGCTGCGGGCGTCGTCCTTGACAGCGGGCGATCTGCTGATGCCCTGTCAGCCGACTCGCCGAAGGTGCAGCATGAGTCCTGCCGAACATGGTTACAGATGACTGCAGACGCACACAGGCACAATTCCGCAATCACCGCCTTGACCTGCGGAGACCCTGGTCAACAGCGGACCTGACAGAGGGAAGGGCGAGCCGTGTTCTACCACCTGCTGAAGTACGTGCTGCTGGGGCCGCTGCTGAGGCTGTTCTTCCGGCCCCGCATCGAGGGTCCGGAGAACGTACCGGCGTCGGGACCGGCGATCATCGCGGGGAACCATCTGTCCTTCTCCGACCACTTCCTGATGCCGACCATACTGAAACGGCGCATCACCTTCCTCGCCAAGGCGGAGTACTTCACCGGGCCGGGCGTCAAAGGGCGTCTGACCGCGTTCTTCTTCCGCAGCGCGGGGCAGATCCCGGTGGACCGGTCCGGCAAGGAGGCGGGGCAGGCCGCGATCCGCGAGGGCCTCGGCGTCCTGGCCGGGGGCGAGCTGCTGGGGGTCTACCCGGAGGGCACCCGGTCGCACGACGGCCGGCTCTACAAGGGCAAGGTCGGGGTGGCCGTGATGGCGCTGAAGGCCGGCGCGCCCGTCGTGCCGTGCGCGATGATCGGCACGTTCGAGGCACAGCCGCCCGGCAAGAAGATCCCCAGCTTCCACCCGGTCGTCATCCGCTTCGGCGAGCCGCTCGACTTCTCCCGCTACGCCGGCATGGAGAACGAGAAGACCGTCCTGCGGGCGGTCACCGACGAGATCATGTACGCGATCCTGTCGCTGTCCGGGCAGGAGT comes from the Streptomyces sp. NBC_00820 genome and includes:
- a CDS encoding lysophospholipid acyltransferase family protein → MFYHLLKYVLLGPLLRLFFRPRIEGPENVPASGPAIIAGNHLSFSDHFLMPTILKRRITFLAKAEYFTGPGVKGRLTAFFFRSAGQIPVDRSGKEAGQAAIREGLGVLAGGELLGVYPEGTRSHDGRLYKGKVGVAVMALKAGAPVVPCAMIGTFEAQPPGKKIPSFHPVVIRFGEPLDFSRYAGMENEKTVLRAVTDEIMYAILSLSGQEYVDQYAAVVKAEQAATLGTKERRFPRVPLS